From a region of the Tenggerimyces flavus genome:
- a CDS encoding rhodanese-like domain-containing protein, with product MAKTVKQLVTEAKGQIRNLNVDEVARQLEGAPMTLVDIREPDEVARDGHIPGAVLAPRGMLEFYADPESPYHRAELSPAAPTVVYCASGGRSALATAALQNLGYSDVAHLDGGLKAWIEQGRPVTRQVS from the coding sequence AAGCAGCTGGTGACCGAGGCCAAAGGCCAGATTCGCAACCTGAACGTCGACGAGGTGGCGCGGCAGTTGGAGGGCGCCCCGATGACACTCGTCGACATTCGCGAGCCCGACGAAGTGGCTCGCGACGGGCACATCCCCGGCGCGGTGCTCGCGCCGCGGGGGATGCTCGAGTTCTACGCCGACCCGGAGAGCCCGTACCACCGTGCGGAGCTCAGCCCCGCGGCTCCGACCGTCGTGTACTGCGCCTCCGGCGGCCGCTCGGCGCTCGCCACGGCGGCGTTGCAGAACCTCGGGTACAGCGACGTGGCGCACCTCGACGGCGGGCTGAAGGCCTGGATCGAACAGGGCCGCCCGGTTACCCGTCAGGTGTCCTGA
- a CDS encoding ABC transporter permease: MSATTAAYRAGWHRGLVEFRQSLTSPGDLFSTLFWPLLMVVVLIFVRDSEFGSSGLLLGTLFLPSVIGMNIAANGMLTTAGLLAIEREDGTLLRAKATPNGMQGYVVGKIVTVAGTTLIALLVVLIPGVFLVDGLAIGSVGAWVGLAGIVALGIVATLPIGLVIGSLFDNPRNAGLANLLMLGVIGISGIFYPLTALPTLVQWIAQVFPVYWLGLGARSVLLPDSAAAVELGSSWRTLETVGVLGIWAIAGLVLAPIVLRRMARRESGSALAKRREQMLQRTR, from the coding sequence ATGAGCGCGACGACCGCGGCGTACCGCGCCGGCTGGCACCGCGGCCTGGTCGAGTTCCGGCAGTCCCTGACCAGCCCGGGCGACCTGTTCTCGACTTTGTTCTGGCCGCTGCTCATGGTGGTCGTGCTGATCTTCGTACGCGACAGCGAGTTCGGCTCCAGTGGGCTGCTCCTCGGCACGCTGTTCCTGCCCAGCGTGATCGGCATGAACATCGCGGCGAACGGCATGCTCACGACCGCGGGGCTGCTCGCGATCGAACGCGAGGACGGCACGCTGCTCCGCGCCAAGGCGACGCCGAACGGCATGCAGGGCTACGTTGTCGGGAAGATCGTCACGGTCGCGGGGACGACCCTGATCGCGCTCCTCGTCGTGCTGATCCCGGGCGTCTTCCTCGTCGACGGGCTCGCGATCGGGAGCGTCGGCGCGTGGGTGGGGCTGGCCGGGATCGTCGCGCTCGGCATCGTCGCCACGCTGCCGATCGGTCTCGTGATCGGCTCGCTGTTCGACAACCCGCGCAACGCCGGGCTCGCCAATCTGCTGATGCTGGGCGTCATCGGGATCTCCGGCATCTTCTATCCGCTGACCGCGCTGCCGACGTTAGTGCAGTGGATCGCGCAGGTGTTCCCGGTCTACTGGCTCGGCCTCGGCGCCCGTTCGGTGCTGCTGCCGGACAGCGCGGCCGCGGTGGAGCTCGGCTCGTCGTGGCGGACGCTGGAAACCGTTGGGGTGTTGGGAATCTGGGCGATCGCCGGCCTCGTTCTCGCGCCGATCGTGCTGCGCAGGATGGCGCGCCGCGAGTCCGGCTCAGCGCTCGCCAAGCGCCGCGAGCAGATGCTGCAGCGGACGCGGTGA
- a CDS encoding tetratricopeptide repeat protein has protein sequence MSMRAGSAPVTARKWRAVRAVEAACGRGEELLRSGRYGQARRVFVAALRIAETDLGDDARELVRILNGLGLVGKYSGDFTGSELAYRRALRLARADQPDVRASLLHNIAGVLHARGDSAAAEPIAREGIALRGPGVNLDRTADEAALAAILIDLSRLTDARELLARVLVAYERAYGDEHYELGVTLHNLGSLEFRLGHHAEAAGLLDRAVRLKEAHLGPYDPDLAITLHNLGCCQAVLGQGHAAVTSFRRALGLLRGNVAADHPTMRSCERRLAELAFSPTRRTSR, from the coding sequence ATGTCGATGCGAGCGGGGTCCGCGCCGGTCACGGCGCGGAAGTGGAGGGCGGTGCGAGCCGTCGAAGCGGCCTGCGGTCGCGGCGAGGAGCTGCTCCGGTCTGGGCGGTACGGCCAGGCTCGGCGCGTGTTCGTCGCCGCCCTCCGGATCGCCGAGACCGACCTCGGCGACGATGCGCGCGAGCTCGTACGGATCCTCAACGGGCTCGGGCTCGTCGGCAAGTACAGCGGCGACTTCACCGGCTCGGAGCTCGCGTACCGCCGCGCGCTCCGGCTGGCTCGCGCGGACCAACCGGACGTCCGCGCGAGCCTGCTGCACAACATCGCCGGCGTCCTGCACGCCCGCGGCGACTCCGCGGCGGCCGAGCCGATCGCGCGCGAGGGCATCGCGCTGAGAGGTCCCGGCGTCAACCTCGACCGGACCGCCGACGAGGCGGCCCTCGCCGCGATCCTGATCGACCTCAGCCGGCTCACCGACGCCCGCGAGCTCCTGGCCCGGGTGCTCGTCGCGTATGAACGCGCGTACGGCGACGAGCATTACGAGCTCGGCGTCACGCTGCACAACCTCGGCTCACTGGAGTTCCGGCTCGGTCACCACGCCGAGGCCGCCGGGCTCCTCGATCGCGCGGTCCGGCTCAAGGAGGCGCACCTCGGTCCGTACGACCCGGACCTCGCGATCACGCTGCACAACCTCGGCTGCTGCCAGGCGGTTCTCGGGCAGGGGCACGCGGCGGTGACCTCGTTCCGCCGCGCCCTCGGCCTGCTGCGAGGCAACGTCGCGGCAGACCATCCAACTATGCGGTCGTGCGAGCGGCGCCTCGCCGAGCTGGCGTTCAGTCCCACCAGAAGAACCAGCCGTTGA
- a CDS encoding VOC family protein, whose product MLRGLTTVSFYADDLTAAKQWYSEFLGVDAYYAYPPESPAYVEFRIGDYEHELGIIDGKYRVHPATEQAAGEIVYWHVDDLQATLDRLIELGATLHDKITPRGAAGDFITASVVDPFGNVLGIMSNPHYLQILARGPQG is encoded by the coding sequence ATGTTGCGAGGACTCACCACCGTCAGCTTCTACGCCGACGACCTGACCGCCGCCAAGCAGTGGTACTCGGAGTTCCTCGGCGTCGACGCGTACTACGCGTACCCGCCGGAGAGCCCCGCGTACGTCGAGTTCCGGATCGGCGACTACGAGCACGAGCTCGGCATCATCGACGGCAAGTACCGCGTGCACCCCGCGACCGAGCAGGCCGCCGGCGAGATCGTCTACTGGCACGTCGACGACCTGCAGGCCACGCTCGACCGGCTGATCGAGCTCGGCGCCACGCTGCACGACAAGATCACTCCGCGCGGCGCGGCCGGCGACTTCATCACCGCCTCGGTCGTCGACCCGTTCGGCAACGTCCTCGGCATCATGTCGAACCCGCACTACCTGCAGATCCTGGCGCGCGGGCCGCAGGGCTGA
- a CDS encoding DUF4097 family beta strand repeat-containing protein produces MTTFDTPDPISVQLDFGASVANVRLVATDRADTIVEVTPSDPSRSLDVKAAAKTEITLTGRNLLVLGSRQANWFGTDGSVDLTIELPNDSKVVADSAHGGFHTEGRLGECRFTTYYGNLDLDHTGPLQARTGGGKLTVDHVDGDAEVTSSIGTVRVGFVDGDARVQSDHGTATVAEVTGALRVTASGEITVDRAQADVVAKSNLGDIRIGEVSSGSITMETADGELEVGVSDGVAVWFDAATNVGTVNNALTVMDGPEESEATVEIRARTHRGDILIRRVDV; encoded by the coding sequence ATGACCACGTTCGACACCCCGGACCCGATCTCCGTCCAGCTCGACTTCGGCGCCTCGGTCGCCAACGTACGACTGGTCGCCACCGACCGCGCCGACACAATCGTCGAGGTGACGCCGTCCGACCCGAGCCGCTCGCTCGACGTCAAGGCGGCGGCGAAGACGGAGATCACGCTCACCGGCCGCAACCTGCTGGTCCTCGGTTCGAGGCAGGCCAACTGGTTCGGCACCGACGGCTCGGTCGACCTGACCATCGAGCTCCCGAACGACTCCAAGGTCGTCGCGGACTCCGCGCACGGCGGCTTCCACACCGAGGGCCGGCTCGGCGAATGCCGGTTCACCACCTACTACGGCAACCTCGATCTCGATCACACCGGCCCGCTCCAGGCGCGTACCGGCGGCGGCAAGCTGACTGTCGACCACGTCGACGGCGACGCCGAGGTCACGTCGTCGATCGGCACTGTCCGGGTGGGCTTCGTCGACGGCGACGCCAGGGTCCAGAGCGACCACGGCACCGCGACGGTCGCCGAGGTCACCGGCGCGCTGCGCGTGACCGCGTCGGGCGAGATCACGGTCGACCGTGCCCAGGCGGACGTCGTCGCGAAGTCGAACCTCGGCGACATCCGGATCGGCGAGGTGAGCAGCGGCTCGATCACGATGGAGACCGCCGACGGCGAGCTCGAGGTCGGCGTCAGCGACGGTGTCGCAGTCTGGTTCGACGCCGCCACGAACGTCGGCACTGTCAACAACGCCTTGACGGTGATGGACGGACCGGAAGAGTCCGAGGCCACCGTCGAGATCCGCGCACGGACGCACCGCGGCGACATCCTGATCCGCCGCGTCGATGTCTGA
- a CDS encoding ABC transporter ATP-binding protein: MNAVIDVEGLRMRYGSYDVLHDVTFQVQKGEVLALLGPNGAGKSTTIEILEGFRMRSAGRVEVLGVDPAHGDEAWRARLGIVLQSWRDHGKWRVRELLAHLGSFYTAYSSDTVRRPWDPDELVAAVGLTRQAGQKIMRLSGGQRRRLDVAIGIVGRPDLLFLDEPTAGFDPEARYDFHELVRELATIQATTILLTTHDLDEAEKLADRIMILKGGRIMANGTVDELTRQVAADGERRTLEETYLSWVRAAEVAS; the protein is encoded by the coding sequence ATGAACGCTGTGATCGACGTCGAGGGGCTGCGCATGCGGTACGGCTCGTACGACGTTCTGCACGACGTGACTTTCCAAGTACAGAAGGGCGAAGTCCTCGCCTTGCTCGGGCCGAACGGTGCCGGAAAGAGCACGACGATCGAGATCCTCGAGGGCTTCCGGATGCGCTCGGCGGGCCGCGTCGAGGTGCTCGGCGTCGATCCCGCGCACGGGGACGAGGCCTGGCGAGCCCGGCTCGGGATCGTGCTGCAGTCGTGGCGCGACCACGGCAAGTGGCGCGTCCGCGAGCTGCTGGCACACCTGGGCTCGTTCTACACCGCGTACTCCTCCGACACCGTACGCCGGCCGTGGGATCCGGACGAGCTGGTCGCCGCGGTGGGGCTGACCAGGCAAGCAGGGCAGAAGATCATGCGGCTGTCCGGCGGTCAGCGACGGCGACTGGACGTCGCGATCGGCATCGTCGGGCGTCCGGACCTGCTGTTCCTCGACGAGCCGACGGCGGGCTTCGACCCGGAGGCTCGGTACGACTTCCACGAGCTCGTCCGTGAGCTCGCGACGATCCAGGCGACCACGATCCTGCTCACCACGCACGATCTGGACGAAGCGGAGAAGCTCGCCGACCGGATCATGATCCTGAAGGGCGGCCGCATCATGGCGAACGGCACCGTCGACGAGCTCACCCGCCAGGTTGCCGCGGACGGCGAGCGGCGGACGCTCGAGGAGACCTACCTGTCCTGGGTTCGCGCGGCGGAGGTCGCGTCATGA
- a CDS encoding TetR/AcrR family transcriptional regulator, which produces MRSAIIEAAARLLAESPTGDISTRAVGEAAGVQQPVLYRHFGDKDALLAAVVDHGFERYLESKRGATSSGDPVADLRAGWDNHAEFALAHPSSYRLMFSPTLRKTPEAAYEMHRLLLGILHRIAEQGRLKVPPETAAQLVMSANTGVSLSLITRPELYPDRSISRTVRDAVFATVLTDHVEPASKENAQAAAATTLLASKLDKFTPAEAGLLKEWLERLTTTSKP; this is translated from the coding sequence ATGAGATCAGCGATCATCGAGGCCGCCGCCAGGCTGCTGGCCGAGTCGCCGACCGGGGACATCTCGACCCGGGCGGTCGGCGAGGCGGCGGGTGTGCAGCAGCCCGTTCTGTACCGGCACTTCGGCGACAAGGACGCGCTGCTCGCGGCCGTCGTCGACCACGGCTTCGAGCGGTACCTCGAGTCGAAGCGCGGCGCGACCAGCTCCGGTGACCCCGTCGCCGATCTGCGGGCGGGCTGGGACAACCACGCCGAGTTCGCGCTCGCGCACCCGAGCTCCTACCGGCTGATGTTCTCGCCGACGCTCCGCAAGACGCCGGAGGCGGCGTACGAGATGCACCGGCTGCTGCTCGGCATCCTCCACCGTATCGCCGAGCAGGGCAGGCTCAAGGTCCCGCCCGAGACCGCCGCGCAGCTCGTGATGTCCGCCAACACCGGCGTCTCGCTGTCGTTGATCACCCGCCCCGAGCTCTATCCCGACCGCTCGATCTCGCGCACCGTGCGCGACGCGGTGTTCGCGACCGTCCTGACCGATCACGTCGAGCCGGCCAGCAAGGAGAACGCCCAGGCCGCCGCTGCGACGACCCTGCTCGCGAGCAAGCTCGACAAGTTCACGCCCGCCGAGGCGGGGCTGCTCAAGGAGTGGCTCGAACGCCTCACCACGACGAGCAAGCCTTAG
- a CDS encoding SDR family oxidoreductase: MTETTHARVALVTGGSGGIGRAVAECLAQDGQRVAVHYAGNQTRAEETVQAIEAAGGRAIAVGGDVADENEMAAAFDQTEQAFGGIDVVVNTAGLMVLGPLATFDLDDLDRMHRTNIRGTFVVSQQAARRVRNGGAIVNFSTSVSKLQFPGYAAYAASKGAVNAMTLILARELRGRDITVNAVAPGPTATKLFLDGKDQADIDNLAKAPPLERLGTPDDIAEVVAFLAGPGRWVNGQILYANGGII; this comes from the coding sequence ATGACCGAGACCACGCATGCCCGCGTCGCCCTCGTCACCGGCGGATCCGGTGGCATCGGCCGAGCCGTCGCCGAATGCCTCGCCCAAGACGGCCAGCGAGTCGCCGTGCACTACGCCGGCAACCAGACGAGGGCCGAGGAGACCGTCCAGGCGATCGAGGCAGCCGGCGGCAGGGCCATCGCGGTCGGCGGAGACGTCGCCGACGAGAACGAGATGGCCGCCGCGTTCGACCAGACAGAGCAGGCGTTCGGCGGCATCGACGTCGTCGTCAACACCGCCGGTCTCATGGTGCTCGGCCCGCTGGCGACGTTCGACCTCGACGACCTGGACCGCATGCACCGCACCAACATCCGCGGGACGTTCGTCGTCTCCCAGCAGGCGGCCCGGCGCGTCCGGAACGGCGGCGCGATCGTCAACTTCTCCACCTCGGTGTCGAAGCTGCAGTTCCCCGGCTACGCCGCCTACGCGGCGAGCAAGGGCGCGGTGAACGCGATGACGCTCATCCTCGCCCGCGAGCTCCGCGGGCGGGACATCACCGTCAATGCCGTGGCGCCCGGCCCGACCGCGACGAAGCTGTTCCTCGACGGCAAGGACCAGGCCGACATCGACAACCTCGCGAAGGCGCCGCCGCTCGAGCGTCTCGGCACCCCCGACGACATCGCCGAAGTCGTCGCGTTCCTCGCCGGCCCGGGCCGCTGGGTCAACGGCCAGATCCTGTACGCCAACGGCGGGATCATCTAG